A stretch of the Synechocystis sp. PCC 7338 genome encodes the following:
- a CDS encoding NAD-dependent epimerase/dehydratase family protein, which produces MRILIMGGTRFIGIHLCRVLVAQGHEVVLFNRGNRPDPVNGLAQIHGDRRVPEQLREKLEKEEFDVIFDNNGRELSDTQPLVDLYNGRVKQFVYMSSAGVYQASSQMPHRETDAVDPQSRHKGKFETERYLAQSGIPWTAIRPTYIYGPHNYNALESWFFDRLVRGRAIPIPGNGQYITQLGHVEDLAIAMAKTIVTPAAIGQIYNISGDRYVTMNGLAQACASAAGLDPQGVKLVHYDPKDFDFGKRKAFPLRQQHFFADIQKAQHHLDWHPNYDLVEGLKNSFQLDYLPSSKGEEKGDFDLDEQILAFS; this is translated from the coding sequence ATGCGCATTTTAATTATGGGGGGAACCCGTTTCATCGGTATCCATCTCTGCCGGGTGCTGGTGGCCCAAGGTCATGAAGTGGTGCTGTTTAATCGGGGAAATCGCCCTGACCCCGTCAATGGCCTGGCCCAAATCCATGGCGATCGCCGGGTCCCGGAGCAGTTGCGAGAAAAACTAGAAAAAGAAGAATTTGACGTAATTTTTGACAACAACGGCCGGGAGTTGAGCGACACCCAGCCCCTGGTGGATTTATACAATGGTCGGGTCAAACAATTTGTTTACATGAGTTCCGCCGGTGTGTATCAAGCCTCTTCCCAAATGCCTCACCGGGAGACCGATGCGGTGGATCCCCAAAGTCGTCATAAGGGAAAATTTGAAACGGAACGTTATCTGGCCCAGAGCGGCATTCCCTGGACCGCTATCCGCCCCACCTATATTTATGGCCCCCACAACTACAATGCCCTCGAATCCTGGTTTTTTGACCGTTTAGTGCGGGGTCGAGCCATTCCCATCCCCGGCAATGGTCAATACATCACCCAACTAGGCCATGTGGAAGATTTGGCGATCGCCATGGCCAAAACTATCGTTACCCCAGCGGCGATCGGACAAATTTATAACATCTCCGGCGATCGATACGTCACCATGAATGGTTTGGCCCAAGCCTGTGCCAGTGCGGCGGGCCTTGACCCCCAGGGAGTTAAATTAGTCCACTATGACCCCAAGGATTTTGACTTTGGTAAACGCAAAGCCTTCCCGTTGCGCCAACAACACTTTTTTGCTGATATTCAAAAAGCCCAACACCATTTAGATTGGCATCCCAATTATGATTTAGTAGAAGGCCTAAAAAATAGCTTTCAACTGGATTATCTGCCGTCCAGTAAGGGGGAAGAAAAAGGAGATTTTGACTTAGATGAACAAATCCTAGCTTTTAGTTAA
- the cbiD gene encoding cobalt-precorrin-5B (C(1))-methyltransferase CbiD: MPQSIAAQSGYTLPVFACASAIAAVETLLTGNCPDVVALELLEPAITAEITIEQGALLGQHRALAISRSEPGNNLDLTRHTPVWAEVEFTPGEGKLIIQGGEGIGKQLDREGQAAIYSYAQRLLHHHLQPRINEDQNLAVTLILPLGRTLATRTSNAAFGVVEGLSLLGTSGIAQPLSAPDQLAEFQRHLTSLAQQHQCLVFCLGENGLDLARQWGVPLDQMVKTANWLGSLLVSAAAVGVQEILLLGYHGKLIKLAGGIFHTHHHLADGRLEILTAQAVQGSLPYPLVQELGQAPTTEAGLKLLRQWQTEQNYPWVSKIYQAMAGTIDRRSEEYVYKVSQHRLKVGSLLFDGDRLPVVISAQGQAMADKLGLTMPETYRPA, from the coding sequence TTGCCCCAGTCTATTGCCGCCCAATCTGGTTATACTCTGCCCGTATTTGCCTGTGCCTCGGCGATCGCCGCTGTGGAAACCTTGCTCACTGGTAACTGTCCAGATGTGGTGGCGTTGGAACTGTTGGAACCGGCCATAACAGCGGAAATCACCATTGAACAGGGAGCCTTACTGGGCCAGCACAGAGCTTTGGCCATCAGCCGCAGTGAACCAGGGAATAACTTGGATTTAACTCGCCATACCCCTGTTTGGGCGGAAGTGGAGTTTACCCCAGGGGAAGGAAAATTGATTATTCAAGGGGGAGAAGGCATTGGCAAACAGCTTGACAGGGAAGGGCAAGCGGCCATTTACAGCTATGCCCAACGGCTGTTACATCACCATTTGCAACCCCGTATTAATGAAGATCAGAATCTCGCAGTTACCTTAATTTTGCCCCTTGGCCGAACCTTAGCTACCCGCACATCCAATGCAGCTTTTGGGGTGGTGGAAGGTTTATCTTTGTTAGGCACCAGCGGCATTGCCCAACCCCTTAGTGCTCCGGATCAATTGGCGGAGTTTCAGCGGCATTTGACTAGTTTGGCCCAGCAACATCAATGTTTAGTATTTTGCTTGGGGGAAAACGGTTTAGATTTGGCCCGGCAGTGGGGAGTACCCTTAGACCAAATGGTAAAAACAGCCAATTGGTTAGGCTCCCTTTTGGTGTCAGCGGCGGCGGTAGGGGTGCAGGAAATCTTGCTCTTGGGTTACCACGGCAAATTGATCAAACTAGCCGGGGGCATTTTCCACACCCATCACCATTTAGCCGATGGCCGTTTGGAAATTCTCACCGCCCAGGCCGTACAAGGGAGTTTACCCTATCCTCTAGTGCAGGAACTTGGCCAGGCACCCACCACTGAGGCCGGGTTAAAGCTATTACGACAGTGGCAAACGGAGCAAAATTATCCTTGGGTTAGCAAAATCTACCAAGCTATGGCGGGCACCATCGATCGCCGTTCGGAGGAATATGTTTATAAGGTCAGTCAACATCGGTTAAAAGTGGGCAGTCTACTGTTTGATGGCGATCGCCTACCGGTGGTAATTAGTGCCCAGGGCCAAGCCATGGCCGACAAATTGGGGTTGACTATGCCAGAAACTTACCGGCCTGCCTAA
- a CDS encoding glycosyltransferase family 2 protein, with amino-acid sequence MVNQPLVSIIIPAYRAENTIAFTLRSVLAQTYDHWQVAIGVDDQVDYLQLLAEQGINDPRLKQIFTGGIGSGEAIARNTAVSICDGDILANLDADDAFAPDRLEKLVPLAEKYGVAIDNTGVYNSELVLYKQPFPQRQALSFATAADILSPRIPFFPVFQRQLLGDGWTKVPFAADVLFNLELLSRTEKVAIHPDPLYRYYKRDNSITQSANAFETAEKAYLTILSLLDEGDLTLTNTIRQAAHQEFSENLALNKVFRRYMEEGRCQNLEQFLDMTNNGQQIEFAAHPN; translated from the coding sequence ATGGTTAATCAGCCCCTTGTAAGCATCATTATCCCCGCCTATCGGGCTGAAAACACCATTGCTTTTACTCTCCGCAGTGTGTTGGCCCAGACCTATGACCATTGGCAGGTGGCGATCGGTGTGGATGACCAAGTAGATTACCTGCAACTGTTGGCGGAACAGGGCATCAATGACCCCAGACTGAAGCAAATTTTTACCGGGGGCATTGGCAGTGGGGAGGCGATCGCCAGAAATACGGCGGTGAGTATCTGTGATGGGGACATTCTGGCCAACTTAGATGCGGACGATGCCTTTGCCCCCGATCGCCTGGAAAAGTTAGTCCCCCTAGCGGAAAAATATGGCGTGGCGATCGATAACACTGGGGTTTATAACAGTGAATTGGTGTTGTATAAGCAACCCTTTCCCCAACGGCAAGCACTGAGCTTTGCCACGGCGGCGGATATTCTTAGTCCCCGCATTCCGTTTTTTCCAGTTTTTCAACGGCAATTGTTGGGAGATGGTTGGACGAAAGTGCCCTTTGCGGCGGATGTACTTTTTAATTTAGAGCTATTGAGTCGCACAGAAAAAGTAGCGATTCATCCCGACCCTCTCTATCGTTACTACAAACGGGACAATTCCATTACCCAATCTGCCAATGCCTTTGAGACGGCGGAAAAGGCTTATCTAACTATTTTGTCCTTGCTAGACGAAGGTGATTTGACTTTAACCAACACAATTCGTCAGGCGGCCCACCAAGAATTTAGTGAAAATTTAGCTTTGAATAAAGTTTTTCGTCGTTACATGGAAGAAGGTCGTTGCCAAAATCTAGAACAATTTTTAGATATGACCAACAATGGGCAACAAATTGAGTTTGCGGCTCACCCTAACTAA
- a CDS encoding ATP-dependent DNA helicase RecQ gives MADRQSLEDALRRIWGYDHFRYPQGEVIDCLLARRDCLVVLPTGGGKSICFQLPALLGKGLTLVISPLVALMEDQVQSLRRQNLPAACLHSQLSRPEKKQVLHQLGQQQLKLLYLSPETLLSEPVWNLLRQPQIKLQGLMLDEAHCLVQWGDSFRPAYRRLGALRRGLGRDKGQIPLAAFTATADRQQQDLIIAGLNLRSPECFQVSPHRPQLQLKVKTVLSEYCRRQQLRRFLLKHLQETGLVYVRTRTMAINLAQWLQERGFDSEAYHGGLGAHQRRQLEQKWLTGKISSVVCTNAFGLGIDKPDTRWVLHYQAPLMLMDYLQEVGRAGRDLQPSECLTLISEPTGWLDSGDRQLRQYFLSQASKYLQRAEVLSKQIPPQGNLRELKSHFPDLEMALAWLHRRGHLEWLDPFNYRIATDNNQTNTLEELKNQYRLMTQYLTTPRCRWQTILATFGADSLEARKPCGTCDNCLAKRRRFSGV, from the coding sequence ATGGCCGATCGCCAATCGTTGGAAGATGCCCTCCGTCGAATTTGGGGCTATGACCACTTTCGTTATCCGCAAGGGGAAGTAATTGATTGTTTATTGGCCAGGCGGGATTGTCTGGTGGTACTGCCCACCGGAGGCGGAAAGTCCATTTGTTTTCAACTGCCGGCATTGCTGGGGAAGGGGTTAACTTTGGTGATTTCGCCTTTGGTGGCCCTAATGGAAGACCAGGTGCAAAGTTTACGAAGGCAAAATCTGCCCGCCGCCTGTCTCCATAGCCAACTGAGTCGTCCAGAGAAAAAACAAGTATTGCATCAGTTAGGCCAACAACAATTAAAACTTCTCTACCTTTCCCCAGAAACATTACTGAGCGAGCCAGTCTGGAATTTGCTCCGCCAACCTCAGATTAAGTTGCAAGGTTTAATGCTCGACGAAGCCCATTGTTTAGTGCAGTGGGGAGATAGTTTTCGTCCTGCCTACCGTCGTTTAGGAGCCCTGCGTCGGGGATTAGGCCGAGACAAGGGCCAGATTCCCCTGGCCGCCTTCACTGCCACAGCCGATCGCCAACAACAGGATTTGATCATAGCGGGATTAAATCTACGATCGCCGGAATGTTTTCAGGTCAGCCCCCATCGTCCCCAACTGCAACTGAAAGTCAAAACGGTGCTGAGTGAATATTGTCGACGGCAACAACTGCGGCGTTTTTTGCTCAAGCATTTGCAAGAAACTGGTTTAGTCTATGTCCGCACCCGCACCATGGCCATTAACTTAGCCCAATGGTTACAGGAACGGGGCTTTGACAGCGAAGCTTACCACGGCGGATTGGGGGCTCACCAACGGCGACAGTTGGAGCAAAAATGGTTAACGGGCAAAATCTCTTCGGTGGTTTGTACAAACGCCTTTGGTCTCGGCATCGACAAACCTGATACCCGTTGGGTATTGCACTACCAAGCCCCCTTGATGTTGATGGATTATCTCCAGGAAGTAGGGCGGGCCGGACGGGATTTGCAACCGTCAGAATGTCTGACTTTAATTAGTGAACCCACTGGTTGGTTGGATTCTGGCGATCGCCAATTGCGCCAATATTTTTTGAGTCAAGCCAGCAAATATCTACAACGAGCCGAGGTCTTGAGTAAACAAATTCCGCCCCAGGGTAACTTAAGGGAATTGAAATCCCATTTTCCTGATTTGGAAATGGCTCTGGCGTGGCTCCATCGTCGGGGTCATTTAGAGTGGTTAGATCCGTTTAACTACCGCATTGCCACTGACAATAATCAAACTAATACCCTAGAGGAATTGAAAAATCAGTACCGCCTAATGACCCAATACCTGACGACTCCCCGCTGTCGTTGGCAAACCATTTTGGCCACTTTTGGAGCCGACTCTTTAGAAGCCAGAAAACCCTGTGGCACCTGCGACAATTGTTTGGCTAAACGTCGGCGATTTTCAGGAGTCTAG
- a CDS encoding glycosyl hydrolase family 57 has protein sequence MVSIVERTKLDLPPIAGQEAEILAVVNDNKPVFLHQTNLRLEDLQSACACALHMHQPTIPAGQDGALISNLQYMFEHPGEGDNHNADPFAWCYRRLGEIIPRLVAEGANPRIMLDYSGNLLWAFQQMGRHDILDDLKRLACDAQYQPYVEWLGTMWSHAVVPSTPIPDLKLHILAWQQHFADIFGVEALQRVKGFSPPEMHLPNHPDTLFEYVKALKECGYRWLMVQEHSVENLDGSGLSGDQKYIPNRLVARNSKGDEVSIVALIKTQGSDTKLVAQMQPYYEALGRGKQPVGSHQIPACVTQIADGENGGVMMNEFPPAYEQATRKMAENGGKSGTVAINGTEYLELLEAAGVQESEFPAIQAIQQHKIWQRVNPESPSHELVEAAIADLKATDHQFTMDGASWTNDLSWVQGYENVLEPMNQLSAKFHQKFDRLVAEGPSVTQQQDYQNALLYLLLVETSCFRYWGQGTWTDYARELYRRGEEALA, from the coding sequence ATGGTATCGATCGTCGAACGGACAAAATTAGACCTGCCCCCCATTGCTGGCCAAGAGGCAGAAATCTTAGCGGTGGTGAATGACAATAAGCCAGTGTTTTTGCACCAAACAAATTTACGCCTAGAAGATTTGCAGTCTGCCTGTGCCTGTGCTTTGCATATGCACCAACCCACCATCCCAGCCGGGCAAGACGGAGCGTTGATTTCTAACCTGCAGTACATGTTTGAACATCCTGGGGAAGGGGATAACCATAACGCCGATCCCTTTGCCTGGTGCTACCGTCGCTTAGGTGAAATTATTCCCCGGCTCGTGGCGGAAGGTGCCAATCCCCGCATCATGTTGGACTACTCTGGCAACCTGCTCTGGGCGTTTCAGCAAATGGGGCGCCACGATATTTTGGATGACCTCAAACGGTTGGCCTGTGATGCCCAATATCAGCCCTACGTGGAATGGCTAGGCACCATGTGGAGCCATGCGGTGGTCCCTTCCACCCCCATCCCAGATTTGAAATTACACATATTGGCTTGGCAACAGCATTTTGCTGACATTTTTGGTGTCGAAGCTCTACAAAGGGTAAAGGGTTTTTCCCCACCGGAAATGCATTTACCCAACCATCCCGACACCTTGTTTGAATACGTTAAAGCCCTGAAAGAATGTGGTTACCGTTGGTTAATGGTGCAGGAACATTCCGTGGAAAACCTCGATGGCAGTGGGCTTTCCGGTGATCAAAAATATATTCCTAATCGCTTGGTGGCCCGTAATTCCAAAGGAGACGAGGTCAGCATTGTGGCCCTAATTAAAACCCAGGGGTCTGACACCAAATTGGTGGCCCAAATGCAGCCCTATTACGAGGCTTTAGGCCGAGGCAAACAACCCGTGGGTAGCCATCAAATTCCTGCTTGTGTGACCCAGATCGCAGACGGAGAAAATGGCGGTGTAATGATGAACGAATTTCCCCCTGCCTACGAACAAGCCACCCGCAAAATGGCAGAAAACGGGGGCAAGTCCGGCACAGTGGCCATTAATGGTACGGAATATTTGGAACTGTTGGAAGCGGCCGGGGTGCAGGAGTCCGAATTCCCCGCCATCCAAGCCATTCAGCAACACAAAATTTGGCAACGGGTTAACCCCGAATCCCCCAGCCATGAACTGGTGGAAGCGGCGATCGCCGATTTGAAGGCCACCGACCATCAATTCACCATGGATGGGGCCTCCTGGACTAATGATCTCAGTTGGGTGCAGGGCTATGAAAATGTGCTCGAACCAATGAATCAGCTTAGTGCCAAGTTCCACCAAAAATTTGACCGCTTAGTGGCGGAAGGTCCCAGCGTTACCCAACAGCAAGATTATCAAAATGCCCTACTGTACTTATTGTTAGTGGAAACCAGTTGCTTCCGCTATTGGGGCCAAGGCACCTGGACGGATTACGCTCGGGAATTGTACCGTCGGGGAGAAGAAGCTTTAGCTTAA
- a CDS encoding GNAT family N-acetyltransferase, giving the protein MDRSEVALAVDWAAAEGWNPGHQDADCFYQGDRRGFLLGLLAGEPIATISAVKYNEEFGFLGFYIVKPEYRGQGYGWQIWQRALAHLNGCNIGLDGVLAQQANYQKSGFNLAYRNIRYQGLAGGQSPPSSHLVSLNAIAWEDVLAYDRQCFPAPREEFLRMWCHQPGHQAIAYQENGILWGYGVLRPCQVGYKIGPLFADTPEVAEALFLALKAIPAAENTIYLDVPEPNQASSALAEKYGLQIVFETARMYTGQAPPIALDKIYGVTSFELG; this is encoded by the coding sequence ATGGATCGATCCGAGGTGGCCTTAGCGGTAGATTGGGCGGCCGCAGAAGGCTGGAATCCCGGTCACCAGGATGCCGACTGTTTTTATCAAGGCGATCGCCGGGGATTTTTACTAGGTTTATTGGCGGGGGAACCCATTGCGACCATTTCGGCGGTTAAATACAACGAGGAATTTGGTTTTTTAGGCTTTTACATCGTCAAACCGGAGTATCGAGGTCAGGGCTACGGTTGGCAAATTTGGCAAAGGGCTTTAGCTCATTTAAACGGTTGTAATATTGGCCTGGACGGAGTGCTGGCCCAGCAGGCAAATTATCAAAAATCCGGCTTTAATCTGGCTTACCGTAATATTCGTTACCAGGGCCTGGCTGGCGGCCAATCTCCCCCATCCTCCCATCTAGTGTCTTTGAATGCCATTGCCTGGGAAGATGTGTTGGCCTATGACCGTCAATGTTTTCCTGCTCCCAGGGAAGAATTTCTAAGAATGTGGTGTCATCAGCCGGGGCACCAGGCGATCGCCTATCAAGAAAATGGGATTTTGTGGGGTTATGGCGTTCTACGCCCCTGCCAGGTGGGGTACAAAATTGGCCCCCTGTTTGCTGATACTCCAGAGGTGGCCGAAGCGCTCTTTTTAGCTCTAAAAGCAATTCCTGCAGCGGAAAATACCATTTACCTCGATGTGCCGGAACCCAACCAAGCGTCGAGCGCCTTAGCGGAGAAATATGGTTTGCAGATAGTTTTTGAAACTGCTCGAATGTACACCGGGCAAGCTCCCCCCATCGCCCTAGACAAAATTTACGGAGTCACATCCTTCGAGTTAGGCTAA